DNA sequence from the Nicotiana tomentosiformis chromosome 3, ASM39032v3, whole genome shotgun sequence genome:
TGAATTCAATGAAAATATTACTAGTGATCTTCTTTATCTCTCACTCTTTTGTAAATCCTTCTTTGGGAGATTTGATTGACGATGTTTGTCGAAAGTCTAGTGACTACAAATTATGTGTCGAATCTCTTAGAGCGAACCCAAAGAGCTCTTCTGCTGATCAAAAAGGCTTGACAAGAATTATGCTTCAATTGTCTTTAGCTAAGGCTAAGAACATTTATAATGAAGTCTTAATTCTATTGCAGCAAACTAAAGAAGTTGTTCTCAAGCAATGTCTTCAAATTTGTAAGGACAATTATGATGAAGCAGTGGATGACATTACATCTTCTATTGAATACTTAGATGC
Encoded proteins:
- the LOC117275810 gene encoding pectinesterase inhibitor-like, whose amino-acid sequence is MNSMKILLVIFFISHSFVNPSLGDLIDDVCRKSSDYKLCVESLRANPKSSSADQKGLTRIMLQLSLAKAKNIYNEVLILLQQTKEVVLKQCLQICKDNYDEAVDDITSSIEYLDANEFFFARSFAIDATDDSSSCEESFAEPPIRKSPLKPKSDDFLHFVETTVSLINLLRNS